One window from the genome of Desulfonatronum sp. SC1 encodes:
- the glpB gene encoding glycerol-3-phosphate dehydrogenase subunit GlpB: MNDMMQCDLAIIGTGIAGMAAAVFAANRGLSVVQAGSTGALAYTSGVFDLLGALPSETEGGRPTVVRKPFAAMADLFRIEPGHPYAGVPAEEILAAFAEVSAFLADIGLPYKTGGDDNYRLPSPAGTVKHSWCVPETALAGCLALERKQPALIVALHGLKGFSSRQIAANLAEVWPGLQPVSVAMPGHTGGELYPEQAARMLETASARKALAEVVAPHVHGVEAVGFPAVLGMHRPGDVTRDLAERLGVPVFEIPTMPPGVPGIRLKEAFESALPERGVALFCQQKMSGIVPGPDDPFVLRITGQPVEREVRAAKVLLCSGRFLGGGLAARRDRGIVETVFDLAVRQPESRSGWHRQDYFDPRGHPVHRTGLAVDQQFRPLAEDGRPVHPGLHAAGSILAHQDWIRMKCGAGVAIATAYKAVEAVRQGLGNI, translated from the coding sequence ATGAATGACATGATGCAATGCGATCTGGCCATTATTGGAACGGGCATCGCGGGCATGGCCGCCGCTGTTTTCGCCGCCAATCGGGGATTATCCGTGGTCCAGGCCGGGAGTACCGGAGCTCTGGCCTATACCAGCGGCGTCTTTGACCTTCTCGGGGCCCTGCCTTCGGAGACGGAAGGCGGACGGCCCACGGTGGTTCGCAAGCCCTTTGCCGCGATGGCGGACCTGTTCCGGATCGAGCCGGGACATCCCTATGCAGGGGTGCCTGCCGAGGAGATTCTGGCGGCTTTCGCGGAAGTGTCGGCATTTCTGGCGGACATCGGACTGCCCTACAAAACAGGCGGGGACGATAACTATCGCCTGCCGTCTCCCGCCGGCACGGTCAAGCACTCCTGGTGCGTTCCGGAGACAGCCCTGGCCGGGTGCCTGGCCCTGGAGCGAAAGCAACCTGCTTTGATCGTCGCCCTGCATGGCTTGAAGGGTTTTTCGTCCAGGCAGATCGCCGCGAACCTCGCCGAAGTCTGGCCGGGTCTCCAGCCCGTGTCCGTCGCCATGCCCGGCCATACGGGGGGCGAATTGTATCCGGAGCAGGCGGCCCGGATGCTGGAGACCGCTTCGGCGCGAAAAGCCCTGGCCGAAGTGGTGGCCCCGCACGTCCACGGCGTGGAGGCCGTCGGGTTTCCGGCTGTGCTGGGCATGCACCGCCCCGGGGATGTGACCCGTGACCTGGCCGAGCGTCTCGGTGTGCCGGTGTTCGAAATCCCGACCATGCCCCCGGGAGTGCCTGGAATCCGGCTGAAGGAAGCCTTTGAGAGCGCCTTGCCGGAGCGCGGGGTGGCCCTGTTTTGCCAGCAAAAAATGTCCGGCATCGTGCCGGGACCGGATGATCCGTTTGTCCTGCGGATCACCGGGCAGCCCGTGGAGCGTGAGGTGCGCGCCGCCAAAGTGTTGCTCTGCTCGGGTCGGTTTCTGGGAGGCGGGCTGGCGGCCCGCCGGGATCGCGGTATCGTGGAGACCGTCTTCGACCTTGCGGTCCGGCAGCCCGAGAGCCGTTCCGGTTGGCATCGACAGGACTATTTTGATCCACGCGGCCACCCGGTGCACAGGACGGGCTTGGCCGTTGACCAGCAGTTTCGTCCCTTGGCCGAGGACGGGCGTCCGGTCCACCCAGGCTTGCACGCGGCAGGGTCGATCCTGGCGCATCAGGACTGGATTCGGATGAAGTGCGGTGCCGGAGTGGCCATTGCCACGGCCTACAAGGCCGTGGAGGCCGTCCGCCAGGGACTTGGAAACATTTGA
- the glpA gene encoding anaerobic glycerol-3-phosphate dehydrogenase subunit A has product MQQMQTDVLIIGAGAVGTGIARDLALRGVSSVVVERGDINSGASGGNHGLLHSGGRYVAGDVHSARECREENELLKRLAPQCIEECGGLYVAVAGDDERYIADFPGWCEAAGIQTQSVAPADARSMEPALSENLIAAYTLPDASLDPFRLSLENLAHAKALAGSILLTRTAVDGFELDRGRIARVHLKDMVRGETRTVEVSQVINAAGAWAGRVAGLVNSRVGASIPLLCSQGTLLVTHDRLSERVIHRLRTPGDGDILVPGGTVSILGTTSVTIPDPDLARPSVREVDVNLTNGAEMAPILASTRYVRAYCGVRPLLADDGSSEADRDGRSASRGFLLFDHENVGLGNFCSVVGGKLTTYRLMAEKTVDLVCGRLGNNAACRTRDEPLPVMDACSWTEPGRSAKVWVMGHASDDEILCECELVSASAVDGLLQDCRDIFPDPDLQLLGKRSRIGKGACQGAFCGLRVASHLYDTGALSSRRGLGAMRGFFQERFKGQRPILWGAQMVQSELAEALHCGLLGLEFPAPESPEVELSHE; this is encoded by the coding sequence ATGCAACAGATGCAAACGGATGTACTGATCATCGGCGCGGGGGCCGTGGGCACGGGGATTGCCCGTGATTTGGCCTTGCGGGGAGTTTCCTCCGTGGTCGTCGAACGCGGGGACATCAATTCCGGGGCCTCCGGGGGCAATCACGGGTTGCTGCACAGCGGGGGGCGGTACGTGGCCGGGGACGTTCATTCCGCCAGGGAGTGCCGGGAGGAGAACGAACTCCTGAAGCGTCTGGCCCCCCAATGCATCGAGGAATGTGGGGGGCTCTACGTGGCCGTGGCCGGGGACGACGAGCGGTATATCGCGGATTTTCCGGGATGGTGCGAGGCCGCGGGGATTCAGACGCAAAGCGTCGCACCGGCCGATGCCCGGAGCATGGAGCCCGCTCTGAGCGAGAATCTGATCGCCGCCTACACCCTGCCCGACGCCTCCCTGGACCCGTTCCGCCTTTCCCTGGAGAACCTGGCCCATGCCAAGGCCCTGGCCGGAAGCATCCTGCTGACCCGGACCGCGGTTGACGGCTTTGAGCTGGATCGCGGCCGGATTGCCCGGGTTCACTTGAAGGATATGGTCCGGGGAGAAACCCGGACCGTCGAAGTCTCCCAGGTGATCAACGCCGCCGGGGCCTGGGCCGGGCGCGTTGCCGGACTTGTGAACTCCAGGGTCGGAGCGTCGATTCCCCTGCTGTGCTCCCAGGGAACCCTGCTGGTGACGCACGATCGGTTGTCCGAGCGGGTCATTCATCGTCTCAGAACTCCAGGGGACGGCGATATTCTCGTTCCCGGGGGCACGGTTTCCATCCTGGGAACCACCAGCGTGACCATCCCGGACCCCGATCTGGCCAGGCCCTCTGTTCGGGAGGTGGACGTCAACCTGACCAACGGCGCGGAAATGGCCCCGATTTTAGCCTCGACCAGGTATGTTCGGGCTTACTGCGGCGTTCGCCCGCTCCTCGCGGACGACGGTTCTTCCGAGGCGGACCGGGATGGGCGGTCCGCAAGCCGGGGCTTCCTGCTTTTTGATCATGAAAACGTCGGATTGGGCAATTTCTGTTCCGTGGTCGGGGGCAAGCTGACCACCTATCGGTTGATGGCTGAGAAGACCGTTGACCTGGTCTGCGGCCGCCTGGGCAACAACGCCGCCTGCCGGACCAGGGACGAGCCGTTGCCGGTCATGGACGCCTGCTCTTGGACGGAACCGGGGCGCTCGGCCAAGGTCTGGGTCATGGGGCACGCCTCGGACGACGAAATTCTTTGCGAGTGCGAGTTGGTCTCGGCCAGCGCCGTGGACGGCCTACTGCAAGACTGCCGCGACATTTTTCCCGATCCTGACCTCCAGCTCCTGGGCAAGCGCAGTCGGATCGGCAAGGGAGCCTGTCAGGGTGCGTTCTGCGGTTTGCGCGTGGCCTCGCACCTCTACGACACCGGGGCGCTGTCCTCGCGGCGAGGGCTGGGGGCCATGCGCGGTTTTTTTCAGGAACGCTTCAAAGGCCAGCGTCCGATTCTCTGGGGGGCGCAAATGGTTCAATCGGAACTCGCCGAAGCCCTGCACTGCGGTTTGCTGGGCCTGGAATTTCCGGCTCCAGAGTCCCCGGAGGTCGAATTGTCACATGAATGA